In one window of Methanococcoides methylutens DNA:
- a CDS encoding ribonuclease HIII yields the protein MKITDKYNEIRSILIPGFDVGTPKEINFGIQFSVSKKQFSRVIRIYDGKKGIKVDLSQLGTSPEAEEIRITLREGVVPSPNNKNISIPEEKLTSSIDLSVTNGHGVIGSDESGKGDFFGPLVVAAVKTTPKIESILEGIGVRDCKQLSDCQNISIAKQIKGSISADMFSVKILEPVAYNKYYENVQNLNIMLTVNHVSAIRDLYQQGDSIIIDKFAYHDSMVEDELRQWNIDVKPVQIPRAEDQSIAVAAASILARAAFLEAIQEMNERYIGIFPKGASDKVKKVGAKFIEKYGRDRLHEVAKMHFKTASEIWGR from the coding sequence ATGAAAATAACTGACAAGTACAATGAGATAAGATCAATCCTGATCCCAGGGTTTGACGTGGGTACGCCAAAGGAGATCAATTTCGGTATTCAGTTCAGCGTATCAAAGAAACAGTTTTCCCGCGTAATAAGAATATACGATGGAAAGAAGGGAATTAAAGTTGATCTGTCCCAGTTAGGCACATCACCTGAAGCAGAAGAAATACGTATTACACTAAGAGAAGGTGTAGTACCTTCGCCTAATAATAAGAACATTTCAATTCCCGAAGAAAAGTTAACATCATCTATAGACTTGTCTGTTACAAATGGACATGGTGTAATTGGCTCTGATGAATCAGGTAAGGGTGATTTCTTTGGTCCTCTTGTGGTAGCTGCAGTAAAGACCACTCCGAAAATTGAATCAATTCTTGAGGGGATCGGTGTCAGGGATTGCAAACAGTTGAGCGATTGTCAGAACATTTCTATTGCAAAGCAGATAAAGGGCTCAATTTCAGCTGATATGTTCTCCGTGAAGATCCTTGAACCAGTTGCATACAATAAATATTATGAAAATGTTCAGAACCTGAACATTATGCTTACCGTAAACCATGTAAGTGCGATCAGAGACCTGTACCAGCAGGGCGATAGCATCATAATTGACAAGTTCGCATACCACGACAGCATGGTCGAGGATGAACTTCGCCAATGGAACATCGATGTGAAGCCTGTTCAGATACCCAGAGCAGAAGACCAGTCAATTGCAGTGGCTGCAGCATCGATCCTTGCACGTGCAGCTTTCCTTGAAGCTATACAGGAAATGAACGAGAGGTATATCGGAATATTCCCAAAGGGTGCATCGGATAAGGTTAAGAAGGTTGGTGCAAAG
- a CDS encoding chorismate--pyruvate lyase family protein produces the protein MTFVNKEFLKALKSFDIPTCLRVCAGTDGSVTFLLEIMTRKDVSVVTEAQHLVQADEETASLLDIAVGSDVNYRLVTLFAGDQPFVRALSLSPIERMPDDIRQDLMRADIPIGKILRNSGIETRRDFDNIEITEDEPIFDSSKALSRSYRIVHDNNTLMWINEKFPVDERWNL, from the coding sequence GTGACATTCGTTAATAAGGAATTCCTTAAGGCACTGAAGTCCTTCGACATACCGACGTGCCTGAGGGTATGTGCAGGTACCGATGGGTCTGTAACATTCCTCCTCGAGATTATGACTCGTAAGGACGTCTCTGTGGTCACTGAAGCACAGCATCTCGTACAAGCAGACGAGGAAACCGCATCCCTCCTCGATATTGCTGTAGGGTCTGACGTAAACTACCGCCTTGTGACGCTTTTTGCAGGCGACCAGCCCTTCGTCAGGGCACTATCCCTGTCCCCAATCGAGCGTATGCCCGATGACATCCGGCAGGACCTCATGCGCGCGGATATCCCCATCGGCAAGATACTCCGAAACAGCGGCATCGAGACCCGCCGTGACTTCGACAACATCGAAATAACCGAAGATGAGCCGATTTTCGACAGCAGTAAAGCACTTTCAAGGTCATATCGCATAGTACACGACAACAACACTCTCATGTGGATAAATGAGAAGTTTCCGGTGGATGAGCGCTGGAATTTATAA
- a CDS encoding DUF5611 family protein: MLIAICNTIAMQEYKLKRGFSPDIERMYEEIGKCFPSEIKREGDKLLVSYGVMTELSVWMDGKKLVVDTVTDASLGDDEMILDTNKRFRDFLQLATGYTAKERLKQAKKAVSK, encoded by the coding sequence GTGTTAATAGCTATCTGTAATACGATAGCAATGCAGGAATACAAATTAAAACGTGGTTTTTCCCCGGACATCGAAAGAATGTATGAAGAAATTGGAAAATGCTTCCCAAGCGAGATCAAACGCGAGGGTGACAAGCTTTTAGTTTCTTATGGAGTGATGACAGAACTGTCAGTCTGGATGGACGGCAAGAAGCTGGTGGTAGATACTGTTACTGACGCTTCTCTCGGCGACGACGAGATGATCCTTGACACTAACAAGCGCTTCAGGGATTTCCTTCAGCTGGCAACCGGCTACACCGCTAAGGAACGCCTTAAGCAGGCAAAGAAGGCAGTATCCAAGTAA
- a CDS encoding radical SAM protein, translating to MRLINLSDNTGQIRVEFAGCNMKCPYCVHIRQPKEEYSIEDVVDLAKGSESKDVYLGGAEPTLQKDLLPLIEELHAAGKSILLKSNGMKPDVLEKALPFVKGFVIEIKAPLDDVPAIMELTGMSEERTVKYISLLRESLDIAKQKWLRVWIRVIPEFVNTDTVARILPDIGDASEVMLYQFMSNPDFDLPFKGHDTPTPQWDEVRKLGEMLLEKVQKVRLVGVGGKLVLEKD from the coding sequence ATGAGACTGATAAACCTATCTGATAATACGGGGCAGATACGTGTGGAATTTGCTGGCTGCAATATGAAATGCCCATATTGTGTGCATATCCGGCAGCCAAAGGAAGAGTATTCTATTGAGGATGTTGTGGACCTTGCAAAGGGATCTGAGAGCAAGGACGTCTATCTGGGCGGTGCGGAGCCAACCCTGCAGAAGGACCTGCTTCCCCTGATCGAAGAGCTCCATGCTGCCGGAAAGAGCATACTGCTTAAATCCAATGGAATGAAGCCGGATGTCCTTGAGAAGGCACTTCCTTTTGTCAAAGGATTTGTGATCGAGATAAAGGCACCTCTTGATGATGTTCCTGCGATCATGGAACTGACCGGCATGTCGGAGGAGCGCACTGTTAAATACATCTCTTTGCTGCGTGAATCCCTGGACATTGCAAAGCAGAAGTGGCTGAGGGTCTGGATAAGGGTGATTCCGGAGTTCGTCAATACCGATACTGTGGCTCGTATCCTGCCGGATATAGGGGATGCATCGGAGGTCATGCTGTACCAGTTCATGAGCAATCCTGATTTTGACCTGCCTTTCAAGGGTCACGATACGCCAACTCCGCAATGGGATGAGGTCAGAAAGCTTGGTGAGATGTTACTTGAAAAGGTGCAAAAGGTCAGGCTTGTGGGAGTCGGTGGAAAACTGGTTCTTGAGAAGGATTGA
- a CDS encoding methanogenesis marker 2 protein has product MDIEQLATNLRNFEGVTRKKPIADIVNMFDEVRSEYGETIVDFGDDAAVLDTGGDEVILFAADAIWGRIALESPWWTGYTSVVVNVNDISAMGGRPVAMVNVMSSCDTEACKEMMRGIKDGVKKFGVPMVGGHVHPDTPYNSLGVAIIGVAKKDCIVRSDMARPGDAIIAAYDMDGRVGKNSPYSWDTTSFKDNQTVRDRFLVMQTLAEKKLLTAGKDISNPGTVGTLGMLCETSKVGASVDVTKIPMPEGLELEQWLKIYPATGYILTAKPENCDECIRIFEDVGITAAVIGEINDSKEIDIYSDGQKAVVFDLNTDTITGIDMETEDI; this is encoded by the coding sequence TTGGATATTGAACAACTGGCTACAAACCTTCGAAACTTTGAAGGTGTGACCCGCAAGAAACCAATAGCTGACATTGTCAATATGTTTGATGAAGTGCGCAGCGAATATGGCGAGACCATCGTGGATTTCGGAGATGATGCCGCGGTACTCGATACTGGCGGGGATGAGGTCATACTGTTCGCTGCTGACGCGATATGGGGAAGGATAGCGCTTGAGAGCCCCTGGTGGACAGGATACACATCCGTAGTTGTGAATGTCAATGACATATCGGCAATGGGTGGAAGGCCTGTTGCAATGGTCAATGTCATGTCTTCCTGTGATACAGAAGCATGCAAAGAGATGATGCGTGGTATCAAGGATGGAGTAAAGAAGTTCGGTGTCCCCATGGTTGGGGGGCATGTTCATCCTGACACTCCATACAATTCACTTGGTGTTGCTATCATTGGTGTTGCAAAGAAGGACTGCATTGTCAGAAGCGATATGGCAAGGCCGGGAGATGCTATAATAGCTGCCTATGATATGGACGGTCGTGTAGGCAAGAATTCCCCTTACAGCTGGGATACTACATCTTTTAAGGATAACCAGACCGTTCGCGACCGTTTCCTTGTGATGCAGACCCTCGCTGAGAAGAAGCTGCTTACAGCAGGGAAGGATATCAGTAATCCGGGAACTGTGGGAACGCTTGGAATGCTGTGTGAGACCAGCAAGGTCGGTGCATCTGTGGATGTTACAAAGATACCCATGCCGGAGGGCCTTGAGCTGGAGCAGTGGCTTAAGATATATCCTGCAACCGGTTATATTTTAACTGCAAAGCCGGAGAACTGTGATGAGTGCATCCGGATATTTGAGGATGTTGGAATTACTGCGGCTGTGATCGGTGAGATCAACGATTCCAAAGAAATAGATATTTATTCAGATGGCCAGAAGGCAGTTGTCTTTGATCTTAACACTGATACCATTACAGGTATCGATATGGAAACAGAAGATATTTGA
- the nifB gene encoding nitrogenase cofactor biosynthesis protein NifB — MRKISEHPCYNKEAQHKYGRIHLAVAPKCNIQCNYCDRKFDCVNESRPGVTSEVLTPQEALEKTRNVLKDYPFIKVVAVAGPGDPLANDETFETLELIKKEFPDVTLCLSTNGLALPDKIDDLLRVGVSTLTVTLNAIDPEIQAKIVDHIAYKGKSYTGVEAAEILIHNQLEGIKMAVEAGLVVKINTVLIAEINKDHILEVAKKVRELGVFIMNIMPLICQAKFADMEAPSEKQRKDVQAICEPYVQQMRHCRQCRSDAYGLLGKDLSQMSEERRNVIKMESIKKKEHEE; from the coding sequence ATGAGGAAGATCTCAGAACATCCTTGTTATAATAAAGAAGCACAGCACAAATATGGTCGTATCCACCTGGCTGTAGCTCCGAAGTGCAATATACAGTGCAATTATTGTGACCGCAAGTTCGATTGTGTCAATGAGAGTCGCCCAGGTGTAACAAGTGAAGTATTGACTCCCCAGGAAGCATTAGAAAAGACAAGGAATGTTCTCAAGGATTATCCTTTCATTAAGGTAGTTGCAGTAGCAGGTCCTGGCGATCCTCTTGCTAACGATGAGACCTTTGAGACCCTTGAACTCATTAAGAAAGAGTTCCCTGATGTGACCCTTTGCCTTAGTACAAACGGACTGGCACTTCCTGATAAGATCGATGATCTTCTAAGGGTTGGTGTCAGCACACTGACTGTTACCCTTAATGCGATCGATCCTGAGATCCAGGCAAAGATCGTGGACCATATAGCTTATAAAGGAAAGTCCTACACAGGCGTGGAAGCTGCAGAGATCCTGATACATAATCAACTTGAAGGCATCAAGATGGCAGTTGAGGCCGGACTTGTTGTTAAGATCAATACGGTGCTTATAGCTGAGATCAATAAGGACCACATTTTAGAGGTTGCAAAGAAAGTGCGTGAGCTTGGTGTCTTTATCATGAACATCATGCCTCTTATCTGTCAGGCAAAGTTTGCGGACATGGAAGCACCTTCTGAGAAACAGCGTAAGGATGTGCAGGCTATCTGTGAGCCTTATGTGCAGCAAATGCGCCACTGTCGCCAGTGCAGGTCTGATGCATATGGTCTTCTGGGCAAGGACCTCTCTCAGATGAGCGAGGAGCGCAGGAACGTTATCAAGATGGAGTCTATCAAAAAGAAGGAACATGAAGAATGA
- the queD gene encoding 6-carboxytetrahydropterin synthase QueD translates to MTKMRLGIIEYIDSAHYLPEHETCGIVHGHTYKIEIVLEGEKKENGMVMDFYEIKKTVREILKKYDHKLLNDILQFPSAENMCEHIHADLSENLGYPLSVKVWEGHGKWCELNGLE, encoded by the coding sequence ATGACAAAAATGAGACTTGGAATAATAGAATACATAGATAGTGCACACTATTTGCCTGAACATGAGACCTGTGGTATCGTCCATGGTCACACCTATAAGATAGAGATCGTTCTTGAGGGTGAGAAAAAGGAAAACGGAATGGTCATGGATTTCTATGAGATCAAGAAGACCGTACGTGAGATCCTTAAGAAGTATGACCACAAACTCCTAAATGATATTCTCCAATTCCCGAGTGCAGAGAACATGTGTGAGCACATTCATGCAGACCTTTCAGAAAATCTTGGTTATCCGCTTTCTGTGAAGGTATGGGAAGGGCATGGTAAGTGGTGTGAACTGAATGGTTTGGAGTGA
- a CDS encoding 7-carboxy-7-deazaguanine synthase QueE — protein sequence MMQVPISEIFCSVQGEGPHVGVRQAFVRFVGCNLNCSYCDTNVERPAFCNFEKVPGTNEFQELPNPLDVETVSELLNSYENVHSISLTGGEPLLEADFIAEMDVSRPLYLESNMTLPDMAKKISDKVSYVSGDVKLIDEFEGEDFESHLERTFECFRTLRNTKDRECFCKLVITKNTAVDDILNIVDSISGYVSCVVLQPVTQKHFAPEINFMLKLQNDLLDSIDTLIIPQTHKMWGCL from the coding sequence ATGATGCAGGTACCGATCAGTGAGATATTCTGCTCTGTTCAGGGTGAAGGTCCCCATGTGGGCGTGAGGCAGGCTTTCGTAAGGTTCGTCGGATGCAATCTCAACTGTTCTTATTGTGACACGAATGTTGAGAGGCCGGCTTTCTGTAACTTTGAAAAGGTCCCCGGGACGAACGAATTCCAGGAATTGCCAAATCCTCTTGATGTGGAAACTGTCAGTGAGCTGCTGAACAGTTATGAGAACGTCCATTCGATATCACTTACAGGCGGAGAACCTCTCCTCGAGGCAGATTTCATTGCAGAGATGGATGTTTCAAGGCCACTTTACCTGGAGTCCAATATGACCCTTCCGGATATGGCAAAGAAGATCAGTGACAAAGTTTCCTATGTTTCAGGGGACGTAAAGCTTATTGATGAGTTCGAAGGTGAGGATTTTGAATCCCATCTCGAAAGGACATTCGAGTGCTTCCGAACTCTACGGAACACAAAGGATCGGGAGTGTTTCTGTAAACTGGTCATTACAAAGAACACAGCTGTCGATGACATATTGAATATTGTTGATTCAATTTCAGGATATGTGTCCTGCGTGGTACTTCAGCCGGTTACTCAGAAGCATTTTGCTCCTGAAATTAATTTTATGCTCAAACTACAGAACGATCTGCTTGATTCAATAGATACGTTGATAATTCCTCAAACACATAAGATGTGGGGTTGTTTATAA
- a CDS encoding DUF366 family protein, which translates to MESIILDEKTDYDGSQISSLWAYNLKGIQQDSIVAFRGGCDVKLEHMIDLEDKRMGDSIYSTDMLHFLIEHFDSTDLKLVYARQRLFTAIVAEALLDGGITTTRQGDDLFVNGKKLTISIASTSAVSQKIHFGINVFHDFYGNLTDNGLDEAKAVGLLGDIANRYVAEFEDIEKDLRKSRPLDVV; encoded by the coding sequence ATGGAAAGTATTATTCTTGATGAAAAAACGGATTATGACGGAAGCCAGATCTCTTCTTTGTGGGCATACAACCTGAAAGGTATCCAGCAGGACTCCATCGTTGCTTTCAGAGGTGGCTGTGATGTGAAGCTCGAGCATATGATCGACCTTGAGGATAAGAGGATGGGTGATTCCATTTACTCTACTGATATGCTTCATTTCCTCATAGAACACTTTGACTCTACTGATCTTAAGCTCGTCTATGCAAGGCAGAGGTTGTTCACTGCGATCGTTGCAGAGGCACTTCTGGATGGTGGTATCACGACAACAAGGCAGGGAGACGATCTTTTTGTGAATGGAAAAAAGCTGACAATCTCCATTGCAAGCACTTCTGCGGTATCTCAGAAGATCCACTTCGGGATCAATGTTTTTCATGATTTTTATGGAAATCTTACAGATAACGGGCTCGATGAGGCAAAGGCAGTCGGACTTCTCGGGGATATAGCGAACAGATATGTGGCCGAGTTCGAAGATATCGAAAAGGACCTTCGCAAGTCCCGGCCACTGGATGTGGTATGA
- the queC gene encoding 7-cyano-7-deazaguanine synthase QueC has translation MRSVTLMSSGLDSVSALAIAKKSSDVVLALTFDYGQRSVRREIDYSKAICDHYGIEHRIIPLDWLKDITNTSLVNEEVDVPELSVDDISGKNESVTEDSAKSVWVPNRNGVFLNIAASFAESYDCDNVIAGFNGEEAKTFPDNSKEFVDASDRCFSYSTANGVEVLAPLIDMDKKSIVFEAIEAEAPLGWSWSCYHGEDKPCGVCESCVRRARAFHEAGLKDPLMVRLGLDV, from the coding sequence ATGAGATCTGTAACATTAATGAGCAGTGGTCTTGATTCTGTATCTGCTCTTGCAATTGCAAAAAAGTCCTCCGATGTGGTCCTTGCCCTAACGTTCGATTATGGGCAACGCTCTGTCAGGAGGGAGATCGATTATTCAAAAGCAATTTGTGATCATTATGGTATAGAGCACAGGATCATCCCTCTGGACTGGTTAAAGGATATTACGAACACATCCCTTGTGAATGAGGAAGTGGATGTTCCTGAGCTATCGGTCGATGATATTTCCGGGAAAAATGAGAGTGTTACTGAAGATTCCGCAAAGAGTGTATGGGTTCCTAACAGGAACGGTGTTTTCCTGAATATTGCAGCAAGCTTTGCTGAAAGCTATGATTGCGATAATGTTATTGCAGGATTCAACGGGGAGGAAGCAAAAACATTCCCTGATAACTCCAAAGAGTTCGTTGATGCTTCTGACAGGTGTTTTTCCTATTCTACTGCAAATGGTGTGGAGGTCCTTGCACCTCTTATCGATATGGACAAGAAATCCATTGTATTTGAAGCAATTGAGGCAGAGGCGCCACTGGGGTGGAGCTGGAGCTGTTACCACGGTGAAGATAAGCCATGCGGTGTATGTGAAAGCTGCGTAAGGCGTGCACGTGCTTTCCATGAAGCTGGTCTGAAGGATCCCCTTATGGTAAGGCTGGGGCTGGATGTTTAA
- a CDS encoding DUF7507 domain-containing protein, whose amino-acid sequence MHPIIKPLGILLMITLLMSGLTSISTNSPGLAPDPTDDRHESKYSEWEGAFVVSKDGGISMARSSGFVGGGETDTEDDKVSITIEKSTNGSDSDTAPGLELLTGTTVEWTYEVANNGDLPLQNVVVSDNDSTVDPIYLSGDANGNGVLDSGEFWLYNATGITKEGQYSNIGNVTAYHGNTMLYAEDYSHYFGFTEPVFEASPDIDLEKHTNGHDSDTAPGLSILAGSPVEWTYYVNNTGNVNLSVPDLFDNRTSISADPISGDDGDGVFEPGEVWVYNASGFATEGQYVNFANVTASYNNELVHDEDLSHYFGVNASIDIEKFTDGHDVDGPIGPYLLFGYPVEWTYNVTNTGNVNLTIQDVSDNRTSVSEYPINVDDNGIFEPGEVWVYNASGEVILGQYCNIGNVTASYGEFIAMDEDLSYYFGIDHSEYDVMVEGLGYWKKETNWDNWSIEEVTVGDVTYSKSAAIVNMSGNGDNNEPHTYTMFRHLVTAKLNVLIGVPYYPYDDNGTPVYFIEEADEWMVLYPLGTNNSVVGDAWDHNTSSQISGNQLKNWLEMYNEGELYIDHS is encoded by the coding sequence ATGCATCCAATAATTAAACCATTAGGTATCCTACTAATGATCACTTTGCTAATGAGTGGTCTCACAAGTATTTCAACTAATTCACCGGGACTTGCTCCCGATCCAACAGATGATCGACATGAGAGTAAATACTCTGAATGGGAGGGTGCTTTTGTCGTCTCAAAGGATGGGGGAATTAGTATGGCAAGGTCCAGTGGTTTCGTTGGTGGCGGAGAAACTGATACTGAGGACGATAAAGTGTCTATCACTATTGAGAAATCCACGAATGGTTCTGACAGCGATACTGCTCCCGGTCTAGAGCTTCTGACTGGAACTACGGTCGAATGGACTTATGAGGTAGCCAACAACGGTGACCTGCCTCTTCAGAATGTTGTTGTTTCAGACAATGATAGCACCGTTGATCCAATTTACTTAAGTGGAGATGCTAACGGTAATGGTGTTCTTGATTCGGGTGAGTTCTGGCTTTACAATGCTACGGGTATAACCAAGGAAGGTCAGTACTCTAACATTGGTAATGTCACAGCTTACCATGGAAATACTATGTTATATGCTGAAGATTACAGCCACTACTTCGGTTTTACCGAACCTGTCTTCGAAGCTTCACCCGATATTGACCTTGAGAAGCATACCAATGGTCATGATAGCGATACTGCCCCTGGTCTTTCTATCCTTGCAGGTTCTCCTGTCGAGTGGACCTATTATGTTAACAACACTGGTAATGTGAATCTTAGTGTTCCTGATCTGTTCGATAACAGAACCTCTATCAGCGCAGATCCAATCTCTGGTGATGATGGTGATGGCGTCTTTGAACCTGGTGAGGTGTGGGTCTATAATGCATCCGGTTTTGCTACTGAAGGTCAGTATGTGAACTTTGCTAACGTCACTGCTTCATATAATAATGAATTAGTCCACGATGAGGATCTGAGTCACTACTTCGGTGTGAATGCATCAATTGATATCGAGAAGTTCACTGATGGTCATGACGTTGATGGACCAATAGGTCCATATCTATTGTTTGGTTATCCGGTTGAATGGACCTATAATGTGACAAACACAGGAAATGTAAATCTTACTATTCAGGACGTTTCAGACAACAGAACGTCTGTTAGTGAATATCCGATTAATGTGGATGACAATGGCATATTTGAACCAGGTGAAGTTTGGGTTTATAATGCCAGTGGAGAGGTTATCCTGGGCCAGTATTGCAATATTGGAAATGTAACTGCATCTTACGGAGAGTTCATAGCGATGGATGAGGACCTAAGCTATTACTTCGGTATCGATCATTCAGAATATGATGTTATGGTTGAAGGTCTTGGTTATTGGAAAAAGGAAACAAATTGGGATAATTGGTCAATTGAAGAAGTAACTGTAGGTGATGTAACTTATAGTAAATCTGCTGCAATTGTTAATATGAGTGGTAATGGGGATAATAATGAGCCGCACACTTATACCATGTTCCGACACTTGGTGACAGCTAAATTGAATGTCCTGATTGGTGTGCCATATTATCCTTATGACGACAACGGTACGCCAGTATATTTCATCGAAGAAGCAGATGAATGGATGGTTCTTTATCCACTAGGTACGAATAATTCTGTAGTAGGGGATGCATGGGACCACAACACCAGTAGTCAAATTTCTGGAAACCAACTCAAGAATTGGTTGGAGATGTATAATGAAGGAGAATTGTACATCGACCATTCTTGA
- the ala gene encoding alanine dehydrogenase, translating into MDVLWLDQNDVRSLLNIPDAMDAVEKAFEQHGRKKVQMPPKSYLYFERHNGDLRTMPAYLEEQDVAGVKIVNVHPDNRQKGLPTVMALFILNSTETGAPLAVMDATYLTDIRTGAAGGIAAKHLARPESRVVGIVGSGNQARTQLLAIANVFDLEEVKVYSKHRDRAEQFKQEMECKAGCVITACSSIEDVCDCDILVTVTPVREPIVKREWIKPGTHINAIGADAAGKEELEASILVQSRVFVDDIAQASHSGEVNVPLSSGVIEVENICCELGEVIAGIKPGRLGDSDITLFDSTGLAIQDVATALLVYNAAKERFVGKKLSMF; encoded by the coding sequence TTGGATGTTCTATGGCTGGACCAGAACGATGTCAGGTCTTTACTTAATATTCCTGATGCAATGGATGCTGTTGAGAAAGCATTTGAACAGCATGGTAGGAAGAAAGTTCAGATGCCTCCTAAATCCTATTTGTATTTTGAACGTCACAATGGTGATCTGCGTACGATGCCTGCATATCTTGAAGAGCAGGACGTGGCAGGTGTGAAGATCGTGAATGTCCATCCGGATAATCGTCAGAAAGGGTTGCCTACGGTCATGGCACTTTTCATCCTGAACTCTACTGAAACAGGTGCCCCACTTGCTGTTATGGATGCTACTTATTTGACAGACATCAGAACCGGTGCAGCAGGTGGCATTGCAGCAAAACATCTTGCACGTCCGGAATCCCGTGTAGTAGGAATTGTGGGATCCGGTAATCAGGCAAGAACGCAATTACTTGCTATAGCTAATGTTTTCGATCTTGAAGAGGTCAAGGTCTATAGTAAACACAGAGATCGTGCTGAACAATTTAAGCAGGAGATGGAGTGTAAAGCAGGCTGTGTTATTACTGCCTGCTCATCAATAGAGGATGTGTGCGATTGTGACATCCTTGTCACTGTAACTCCTGTAAGGGAACCCATAGTGAAGCGAGAGTGGATCAAACCAGGCACTCATATTAATGCAATTGGTGCTGATGCTGCAGGTAAGGAAGAACTTGAGGCTTCTATATTAGTACAATCTCGGGTATTTGTGGATGATATTGCTCAGGCATCGCATTCCGGGGAGGTCAATGTTCCTTTATCTAGTGGAGTTATTGAGGTTGAAAATATCTGCTGTGAGCTTGGTGAAGTTATCGCAGGGATAAAACCCGGAAGGCTGGGTGATTCAGATATAACGTTATTTGATTCTACAGGTCTTGCGATACAAGATGTTGCAACTGCACTTCTTGTCTACAATGCAGCAAAGGAGAGATTTGTAGGCAAAAAGTTGTCTATGTTCTAA
- the mptN gene encoding tetrahydromethanopterin:alpha-L-glutamate ligase, whose translation MKKIGIIVTDPEDPTAIAFGKACQKNKIGHQIMDLQKAEVSTGGRTEWHIGKTDPLQFDAIVVRDVGAGAFEGVSFRFDILRQLEEEGVLVVNSPSAIQNAANKYYASCLLSNRGLPIPRTKVVQDTESAMEVLEEMKDAVVKPVFGYKGMGIHRIKNGMDIPTNGTKQKKLVPEQIDQLLEQRGMLYIQEFIENPGRDIRAFVVNGKLIGAIYRTAPEGSWINNISQGGSVSQCKLSTEQEEICIKAAGAIGAFFAGVDLVEKRDTSDNKVDKSLILEVNGTPSVAGIYKAWGINAADDIIKDVIKEI comes from the coding sequence ATGAAAAAGATAGGGATCATTGTAACAGATCCTGAAGATCCGACAGCTATTGCCTTTGGAAAAGCTTGCCAAAAGAACAAGATCGGGCATCAGATCATGGACCTTCAGAAAGCAGAAGTATCAACCGGAGGTCGAACTGAGTGGCATATCGGAAAGACAGATCCGCTGCAATTCGATGCCATCGTTGTGAGAGATGTCGGTGCAGGAGCATTCGAGGGAGTGTCTTTCCGCTTCGACATACTCAGACAGCTCGAGGAAGAAGGAGTACTTGTTGTAAATTCACCCTCTGCGATCCAAAATGCTGCTAACAAATATTATGCATCCTGTCTGCTGTCCAACAGAGGACTTCCCATCCCAAGAACAAAGGTTGTCCAGGATACTGAAAGTGCAATGGAAGTACTCGAAGAAATGAAGGATGCCGTTGTAAAGCCTGTTTTTGGATATAAGGGCATGGGAATCCACAGGATAAAGAACGGTATGGACATTCCCACCAATGGAACAAAGCAGAAAAAACTTGTTCCGGAACAGATCGATCAGCTTCTGGAACAGAGAGGAATGTTATACATACAGGAATTTATCGAGAATCCGGGCAGGGATATCCGGGCATTTGTTGTTAATGGAAAACTCATCGGTGCGATATACAGGACTGCACCGGAAGGATCATGGATCAACAATATAAGCCAGGGCGGATCTGTATCACAATGCAAATTATCCACGGAACAGGAAGAGATCTGCATAAAGGCTGCCGGAGCTATCGGGGCTTTCTTTGCAGGAGTTGACCTTGTAGAAAAGAGAGATACAAGTGATAATAAAGTAGACAAGAGCCTCATATTAGAAGTCAATGGCACACCCTCGGTGGCAGGGATATATAAGGCATGGGGAATTAATGCTGCTGATGATATCATAAAGGATGTTATCAAAGAGATATAA